The Equus quagga isolate Etosha38 chromosome 10, UCLA_HA_Equagga_1.0, whole genome shotgun sequence genome includes a region encoding these proteins:
- the LOC124245502 gene encoding huntingtin-interacting protein M produces MSEKQSHDSSHQTQAHLPTAELPVSYLDRLLQKDQYAQHQSSSTEVFLFAMVDYLTDHILEKVSAEVSNGAIIPQDVEGAVDNNRAPRRQLRDSAFTLFGEMPGARRSG; encoded by the coding sequence ATGTCGGAAAAACAAAGCCATGACAGCTCCCATCAGACTCAAGCCCATCTTCCAACGGCTGAGCTACCTGTGAGCTACCTGGACCGCCTTCTGCAGAAGGATCAGTATGCTCAGCACCAGAGTTCATCCACAGAGGTTTTTCTCTTTGCTATGGTGGACTACCTTACTGACCACATCCTGGAGAAAGTAAGCGCTGAGGTCAGCAACGGCGCTATCATCCCACAAGATGTGGAGGGAGCAGTGGACAACAACCGCGCGCCCCGCCGCCAATTGAGGGATTCAGCCTTCACTCTGTTTGGTGAGATGCCCGGAGCAAGAAGGAGCGGCTGA